In one Modestobacter sp. L9-4 genomic region, the following are encoded:
- the aroH gene encoding chorismate mutase: MAVRAIRGATQVGADDRDEVLGATRELVSAVLERNEIDPADLISILFTATPDLVSEFPALAARELGLGDVPLMCATEIAVPHALPRVLRLMAHVETPMARADVQHVYLRGAVALRRDIAQ, from the coding sequence GTGGCCGTCCGAGCCATCCGGGGTGCGACGCAGGTGGGCGCCGACGACCGCGACGAGGTGCTGGGCGCCACCCGCGAGCTGGTCAGCGCCGTGCTGGAGCGCAACGAGATCGACCCGGCGGACCTGATCAGCATCCTGTTCACGGCCACCCCAGACCTGGTGTCGGAGTTCCCGGCGCTGGCCGCCCGCGAGCTGGGCCTGGGCGACGTGCCGCTGATGTGCGCCACCGAGATCGCCGTCCCGCACGCCCTGCCCCGGGTGCTGCGGCTGATGGCGCACGTGGAGACGCCGATGGCCCGCGCCGACGTGCAGCACGTCTACCTGCGCGGGGCCGTCGCCCTGCGCCGGGACATCGCGCAGTGA
- a CDS encoding SDR family NAD(P)-dependent oxidoreductase has product MSKTWFITGTSRGFGKAWTTAALERGDRVAATARNTASLDELVQQYGDAILPIALDVTDRSAGQAAVQQAFDHFGRLDVVVNNAGYGHFGFVEEITEAEAREQLETNVFGALWITQAAIPLMREQGSGHIVQVSSMGGVVAFPSLGIYHASKWALEGLTEALAQEVAMFGIRTTLIEPGGFATDWGTDSAVRSEGNPVYKPIRDAMAARAGGPAPTAQDSVAAVLAAVDADEPPTRLLLTSVAYDMVQHVYEQRVQTWKAWEQTSRSADAS; this is encoded by the coding sequence ATGAGCAAGACCTGGTTCATCACCGGCACCTCCCGCGGCTTCGGCAAGGCCTGGACCACCGCGGCCCTCGAGCGCGGCGACCGCGTCGCAGCCACCGCCCGCAACACCGCCAGCCTCGACGAGCTGGTGCAGCAGTACGGCGACGCGATCCTGCCCATCGCCCTCGACGTCACCGACCGCAGCGCCGGTCAGGCCGCCGTCCAGCAGGCCTTCGACCACTTCGGCCGTCTCGACGTCGTGGTCAACAACGCCGGCTACGGCCACTTCGGGTTCGTCGAGGAGATCACCGAGGCCGAGGCCCGCGAGCAGCTGGAGACCAACGTCTTCGGCGCCCTGTGGATCACCCAGGCCGCCATCCCCCTGATGCGCGAGCAGGGCAGCGGCCACATCGTGCAGGTCTCCAGCATGGGCGGGGTCGTCGCCTTCCCCAGCCTGGGCATCTACCACGCCTCCAAGTGGGCCCTGGAAGGCCTCACCGAGGCCCTGGCCCAGGAGGTCGCCATGTTCGGCATCCGCACCACCCTCATCGAGCCCGGCGGGTTCGCCACCGACTGGGGCACCGACTCCGCCGTCCGGTCCGAGGGCAACCCGGTCTACAAGCCCATCCGTGACGCCATGGCCGCCCGTGCAGGTGGCCCTGCGCCCACCGCCCAGGACAGCGTCGCCGCCGTCCTGGCCGCCGTCGACGCCGACGAGCCGCCCACCCGGCTGCTGCTGACCTCGGTGGCCTACGACATGGTCCAGCACGTCTACGAGCAGCGCGTGCAGACCTGGAAGGCATGGGAGCAGACCAGCCGCTCCGCCGACGCCTCCTGA
- the der gene encoding ribosome biogenesis GTPase Der, producing MSTDNDAPFGGGDEPTGPLPVVAIVGRPNVGKSTLVNRFLGRRAAVVQDVPGVTRDRIPYQALWNGKNFTVVDTGGWEPKATGMAASIARQAEYAMKTADVIVLVVDASVGVTETDLAAARVLRRSTTPVIVVANKVDDERGEAGAAELWSLGLGEPFSVSALHGRGSGDLLDLVLDAMPEAPRETEDLGGPRRVALVGRPNVGKSSLINRLSKEERSVVDSVAGTTVDPVDSIVRLNGEDWRFVDTAGLRRRVNTASGTEYYASLRTEAAIEAAEVAVVLLAADEVISEQDQRVITQVIEAGRALVIAFNKWDNVDEDRHAQLEKEIDRDLARIQWASRINISATTGRGVNKLAGHLKSALAGWETRVPTAELNTFIRTLVQETPPPARGGRAPKIKYVTQADIRPPRFVVFSTGFLEAGYRRFLERKLREQFGFHGTPIDVSVKVREGRETGRRN from the coding sequence ATGAGCACCGACAACGACGCGCCCTTCGGCGGCGGCGACGAGCCCACCGGGCCGCTGCCCGTGGTGGCCATCGTGGGGCGGCCCAACGTGGGCAAGTCCACCCTGGTCAACCGCTTCCTGGGCCGCCGCGCCGCCGTGGTGCAGGACGTCCCGGGCGTGACCCGCGACCGCATCCCGTATCAGGCGCTGTGGAACGGCAAGAACTTCACCGTCGTCGACACCGGCGGCTGGGAGCCCAAGGCGACCGGCATGGCCGCCTCCATCGCCCGGCAGGCCGAGTACGCGATGAAGACCGCCGACGTGATCGTGCTGGTCGTCGACGCCTCGGTGGGCGTCACGGAGACCGACCTGGCGGCCGCGCGGGTGCTGCGCCGCAGCACCACCCCGGTCATCGTGGTCGCCAACAAGGTCGACGACGAGCGCGGTGAGGCGGGCGCCGCCGAGCTGTGGTCGCTGGGCCTGGGCGAGCCGTTCTCGGTCAGCGCCCTGCACGGGCGCGGCAGCGGTGACCTGCTGGACCTGGTGCTCGACGCGATGCCCGAGGCGCCCCGGGAGACCGAGGACCTGGGCGGCCCGCGCCGCGTCGCGCTGGTCGGGCGGCCCAACGTGGGCAAGTCCAGCCTGATCAACCGGCTGTCGAAGGAGGAGCGCTCGGTCGTCGACTCCGTCGCCGGCACCACCGTCGACCCGGTCGACTCCATCGTGCGGCTCAACGGCGAGGACTGGCGCTTCGTCGACACCGCGGGCCTGCGCCGGCGGGTCAACACCGCCAGCGGCACCGAGTACTACGCCAGCCTGCGCACCGAGGCCGCCATCGAGGCCGCCGAGGTCGCCGTGGTGCTGCTGGCCGCCGACGAGGTGATCAGCGAGCAGGACCAGCGGGTGATCACCCAGGTGATCGAGGCCGGCCGGGCGCTGGTCATCGCCTTCAACAAGTGGGACAACGTCGACGAGGACCGGCACGCCCAGCTGGAGAAGGAGATCGACCGCGACCTGGCCCGCATCCAGTGGGCGAGCCGGATCAACATCTCCGCGACCACCGGCCGTGGCGTGAACAAGCTGGCCGGGCACCTGAAGTCTGCGCTGGCCGGCTGGGAGACCCGGGTGCCCACCGCGGAGCTGAACACCTTCATCCGCACGCTGGTGCAGGAGACGCCCCCGCCGGCCCGCGGCGGCCGGGCGCCCAAGATCAAGTACGTGACCCAGGCCGACATCCGGCCGCCGCGGTTCGTGGTGTTCTCCACCGGGTTCCTGGAGGCCGGGTACCGGCGGTTCCTGGAGCGCAAGCTGCGCGAGCAGTTCGGCTTCCACGGCACGCCGATCGACGTCTCGGTCAAGGTCCGCGAGGGTCGGGAGACCGGCCGGCGCAACTAG
- a CDS encoding FtsX-like permease family protein encodes MLRLLVSDLVANARMWLAVLFVCLAAGGVVSVSAALVETAYRTPGTAGLALYGVGGSLTGFVVISIVVVLSSVARLTVTLQRRSHALWQLVGVRPGAIRLIVLAQLLVVGALGALLGCLVAAPFLQPFADYVLADAQGLGDVQLRIGPVGVAGTVALVALLVLAGGSGAARQASRVTGLELLSEAAVPRLTMTRTRWVVGGVLVAAVVSLVLGLPGRDLDQLSNPLMLIAPLLAGALVAAAPLLTPALARTWTRVVPADASSSWYLARNVALADLDRSTAAINPLVVMIALTGGLWSTHGTIAAAQVGRSGTPPADLPVSSLVLLLGGPLLLAAVGAATTVAVSGRARARDAALLESAGATPGLVVATAAWEAVVQVGTATLLALVAVATTAIAGAWAVGSWSLDPGALGLPALGVTAGATLLLVLTATVVPAVLRLRQDPVAVLSAQ; translated from the coding sequence GTGCTCCGGCTGCTGGTCAGCGACCTGGTCGCCAACGCCCGGATGTGGCTGGCGGTCCTGTTCGTGTGCCTGGCCGCCGGCGGAGTCGTCTCGGTCAGCGCGGCGCTCGTCGAGACCGCGTACCGAACCCCGGGCACCGCGGGGCTCGCGCTGTACGGGGTGGGCGGCTCGCTGACCGGGTTCGTGGTGATCTCCATCGTCGTGGTGCTGAGCTCGGTGGCCCGGTTGACCGTCACCCTGCAGCGCCGCTCGCACGCGCTGTGGCAACTGGTCGGCGTCCGCCCGGGCGCCATCCGGCTCATCGTGCTGGCGCAGCTGCTGGTCGTCGGTGCGCTGGGGGCCCTGCTCGGCTGCCTCGTCGCGGCCCCGTTCCTGCAGCCCTTCGCCGACTACGTCCTCGCCGACGCCCAGGGGCTGGGGGACGTCCAGCTCAGGATCGGCCCCGTGGGCGTGGCCGGCACCGTCGCCCTGGTCGCGCTGCTGGTGCTCGCCGGCGGCTCCGGCGCCGCCCGCCAGGCCAGCCGGGTGACCGGGCTGGAGCTGCTGAGCGAGGCCGCCGTCCCCCGGTTGACCATGACCCGCACGCGCTGGGTGGTCGGCGGCGTCCTGGTCGCCGCCGTCGTCTCCCTCGTCCTGGGCCTGCCCGGACGCGATCTCGACCAGCTGAGCAACCCCCTGATGCTCATCGCGCCACTGCTGGCCGGCGCACTCGTGGCGGCGGCCCCGCTGCTCACCCCGGCCCTTGCCCGGACCTGGACCCGGGTCGTGCCGGCGGACGCGTCGTCCTCCTGGTACCTGGCGCGCAACGTCGCCCTGGCCGACCTCGACCGCAGCACCGCGGCGATCAACCCCCTGGTGGTGATGATCGCGTTGACCGGCGGCCTGTGGTCGACCCACGGGACCATCGCCGCAGCGCAGGTGGGTCGGTCCGGTACGCCCCCGGCAGACCTGCCGGTCTCCTCGCTGGTGTTGTTGCTGGGCGGCCCGCTCCTGCTGGCCGCCGTGGGCGCCGCGACCACCGTGGCCGTCTCCGGCCGGGCCCGCGCCCGGGACGCCGCCCTGCTGGAGTCCGCCGGCGCCACCCCGGGGCTGGTCGTGGCCACCGCGGCCTGGGAGGCGGTCGTGCAGGTGGGCACCGCGACCCTGCTGGCCCTGGTCGCGGTCGCCACCACCGCGATCGCCGGCGCGTGGGCGGTCGGGTCCTGGTCGCTGGACCCTGGCGCGCTCGGCCTGCCCGCCCTGGGGGTCACTGCAGGGGCGACGCTGCTGCTGGTGCTCACCGCCACGGTCGTACCGGCGGTGCTGCGGCTGCGCCAGGACCCCGTGGCGGTGCTGTCGGCGCAGTGA
- a CDS encoding ABC transporter ATP-binding protein yields MASVTYDSATRRYPGSDRPAVDALNLTIEDGEFLVLVGPSGCGKSTSLRMLAGLEDIDEGAILIGGRDVTDVAAKDRDIAMVFQNYALYPHMTVADNMGFGLRMAGVNKSEISTRVRDAAKLLDLEPYLDRKPKALSGGQRQRVAMGRAIVRSPQVFLMDEPLSNLDAKLRVQTRTQIAQLQRRLQVTTVYVTHDQVEAMTMGDRVAVLKDGLLMQVGKPRELYDHPKNVFVAGFIGSPAMNLFNLDQTDGGVSFGNTVYPVGRDVLGQAGGKEVVVGVRPEDLDIADNGLPIEVDVVEELGADAYIYGRTLVGNGEQQIIARVDGRRPPLKGDRLSVVPRSGHVHLFDQASGERLG; encoded by the coding sequence ATGGCGTCTGTCACCTACGACTCCGCGACCCGTCGCTACCCCGGTTCCGACCGGCCTGCGGTGGACGCGCTCAACCTGACCATCGAGGACGGCGAGTTCCTCGTCCTGGTCGGCCCCTCGGGCTGCGGCAAGTCCACGTCCCTGCGGATGCTCGCCGGCCTGGAGGACATCGACGAGGGCGCGATCCTCATCGGTGGGCGTGACGTCACCGACGTCGCCGCCAAGGACCGCGACATCGCGATGGTGTTCCAGAACTACGCGCTGTACCCGCACATGACCGTCGCCGACAACATGGGCTTCGGGCTGCGCATGGCCGGCGTCAACAAGAGCGAGATCAGCACCCGGGTCCGCGACGCGGCCAAGCTGCTGGACCTCGAGCCCTACCTGGACCGCAAGCCCAAGGCGCTCTCCGGTGGCCAGCGCCAGCGCGTGGCCATGGGCCGGGCGATCGTGCGCTCCCCGCAGGTCTTCCTCATGGACGAGCCGCTGTCGAACCTCGACGCCAAGCTGCGCGTGCAGACCCGCACCCAGATCGCCCAGCTGCAGCGCCGGCTCCAGGTCACCACGGTCTACGTCACCCACGACCAGGTCGAGGCCATGACCATGGGCGACCGGGTCGCGGTGCTCAAGGACGGTCTGCTGATGCAGGTCGGCAAGCCCCGCGAGCTCTACGACCACCCGAAGAACGTCTTCGTGGCCGGCTTCATCGGCTCCCCGGCGATGAACCTGTTCAACCTCGACCAGACCGACGGCGGCGTCTCCTTCGGCAACACCGTCTACCCGGTGGGCCGCGACGTGCTGGGCCAGGCCGGTGGCAAGGAGGTCGTGGTCGGCGTCCGTCCCGAGGACCTGGACATCGCCGACAACGGCCTGCCGATCGAGGTCGACGTCGTCGAGGAGCTGGGTGCCGACGCCTACATCTACGGCCGCACCCTGGTCGGCAACGGCGAGCAGCAGATCATCGCCCGCGTCGACGGGCGTCGTCCTCCGCTGAAGGGCGACCGGCTCTCGGTCGTGCCCCGGTCGGGTCACGTCCACCTGTTCGACCAGGCCAGCGGCGAGCGCCTCGGGTGA
- a CDS encoding haloacid dehalogenase type II, whose translation MSQTPPSTLVFDVLGTLLDEDAGRLAAVQALGAGTVGDAPAFVARWEEVASAAMTAVREGRRPYAVAEVLGAEAVAAVAAEQGLELTDDQVTWLATAGRRLAPFPEVVAALERLAPAHALVALTNAGSAQAFAMSRAAGLRWTTLVSGEAVQTFKPDPRVYAHVVRTLDLVPADCLFIAAHPWDLDAAAEHGFRTAYLDRPGSPQADLADLARRFDHVAADLAALAEQLLPVG comes from the coding sequence GTGTCGCAGACCCCGCCGTCCACGCTGGTGTTCGACGTCCTCGGGACGCTGCTGGACGAGGACGCCGGCCGGCTCGCCGCCGTGCAGGCCCTCGGAGCGGGGACCGTCGGCGACGCCCCGGCGTTCGTGGCCCGCTGGGAGGAGGTCGCCTCCGCCGCCATGACCGCGGTGCGGGAGGGGCGGCGTCCCTACGCGGTCGCCGAGGTGCTCGGCGCCGAGGCGGTGGCCGCCGTGGCGGCCGAGCAGGGGCTGGAGCTGACCGACGACCAGGTCACCTGGCTGGCCACCGCCGGCCGTCGGCTGGCCCCGTTCCCCGAGGTGGTCGCGGCGCTGGAGCGGCTGGCCCCCGCGCACGCGCTCGTGGCGCTCACCAACGCCGGCAGCGCGCAGGCGTTCGCCATGTCCCGCGCCGCCGGGCTGCGCTGGACGACGCTGGTCTCCGGCGAGGCGGTGCAGACGTTCAAGCCGGACCCGCGGGTGTACGCACACGTCGTCCGGACCCTGGACCTGGTCCCGGCGGACTGCCTCTTCATCGCCGCCCACCCCTGGGACCTCGACGCCGCCGCGGAGCACGGCTTCCGCACCGCGTACCTGGACCGCCCCGGCAGCCCGCAGGCCGATCTGGCCGACCTGGCCCGGCGGTTCGACCACGTCGCCGCCGACCTGGCGGCCCTGGCAGAGCAGCTGCTCCCGGTCGGCTGA
- the cmk gene encoding (d)CMP kinase, which produces MSEQFRGQVTLDGPSGTGKSSVARDVATRLGAAYLDTGAMYRAATVAVLDAGVDLDDPEGIARAVSAADIQVGTTADAETVTVDGVDVAARIRGAEVTRTVSPVSAVPAVRRLLVDRQRSLVAAADAVVVEGRDIGTVVLPEATCKIYLTAAPEARAQRRAGQLGVTDAARIAEIAADLRRRDEYDSSRADSPLRPAADAVVVDSTGLDRDAVVERVLDLARTAVGELA; this is translated from the coding sequence GTGAGCGAGCAGTTCCGCGGGCAGGTGACCCTCGACGGGCCGTCGGGCACCGGCAAGTCCAGCGTGGCCCGCGACGTGGCCACCCGCCTCGGCGCGGCGTACCTGGACACCGGCGCCATGTACCGGGCGGCCACCGTCGCGGTGCTCGACGCCGGCGTCGACCTCGACGACCCCGAGGGCATCGCCCGGGCGGTGAGCGCCGCCGACATCCAGGTCGGGACGACGGCCGACGCCGAGACGGTCACCGTCGACGGCGTGGACGTCGCGGCGCGGATCCGGGGTGCGGAGGTCACCCGCACCGTGTCACCGGTCTCCGCCGTCCCGGCCGTGCGCCGGCTGCTGGTCGACCGGCAGCGCTCGCTGGTCGCGGCCGCCGACGCGGTGGTCGTGGAAGGGCGCGACATCGGCACCGTGGTGCTGCCCGAGGCCACGTGCAAGATCTACCTGACCGCCGCCCCCGAGGCGCGAGCGCAGCGGCGGGCCGGACAGCTCGGCGTGACCGACGCAGCCCGGATCGCCGAGATCGCCGCGGACCTGCGCCGCCGGGACGAGTACGACAGCAGCCGGGCCGACAGCCCGCTGCGCCCAGCTGCCGACGCCGTGGTCGTCGACAGCACCGGGCTGGACCGCGACGCCGTCGTCGAGCGTGTGCTCGACCTGGCGCGCACTGCAGTGGGAGAACTGGCATGA
- a CDS encoding aldose 1-epimerase family protein gives MSVLPTGEQFTLRSAGAEVVVTEVGGGLRSYRAGGRDLVDGFGEQDMAPNARGHVLAPWPNRLRDGRYVWDGEENETPISESETHNAIHGLVRFVAWQVVERTSERVELEHLLHPQPGYPFTLRLRIAYELTEAGLRVQTTATNEGDQALPYGEGHHPYLAAGAGLHVDDCVLIAPGATRLETDERAIPTGAVDVAGTRYDLRAGDKIGDLLIDHAFTDLERDDDGLAWVRLTGPDGRGAAVWMDRAYGYLQLFTGDVVPEPRRRQGLAVEPMTCPPNAFATGEAVLRLEPGESTTAAWGITPLG, from the coding sequence GTGAGCGTCCTGCCCACCGGCGAGCAGTTCACGCTGCGGTCGGCCGGTGCCGAGGTCGTCGTCACGGAGGTCGGCGGCGGCCTGCGCAGCTACCGCGCCGGTGGGCGGGACCTGGTCGACGGCTTCGGCGAGCAGGACATGGCCCCCAACGCGCGGGGCCATGTCCTGGCGCCCTGGCCGAACCGGCTGCGCGACGGCCGCTACGTCTGGGACGGCGAGGAGAACGAGACGCCGATCTCGGAGTCCGAGACGCACAACGCCATCCACGGGCTGGTGCGCTTCGTGGCCTGGCAGGTCGTGGAGCGCACCAGTGAGCGGGTCGAGCTGGAGCACCTGCTGCACCCCCAGCCCGGATACCCGTTCACCCTGCGGCTGCGGATCGCCTACGAGCTCACCGAGGCCGGGTTGCGGGTGCAGACCACCGCGACCAACGAGGGCGACCAGGCGCTGCCCTACGGGGAGGGGCACCACCCCTACCTGGCGGCCGGTGCCGGGCTGCACGTCGACGACTGCGTGCTGATCGCTCCCGGCGCCACCCGGCTGGAGACCGACGAGCGGGCCATCCCGACCGGCGCGGTCGACGTCGCCGGGACGCGCTACGACCTGCGGGCCGGGGACAAGATCGGTGACCTGCTCATCGACCACGCCTTCACCGACCTCGAGCGGGACGACGACGGGCTGGCCTGGGTGCGGCTGACCGGGCCCGACGGCCGGGGCGCGGCGGTGTGGATGGACCGCGCCTACGGCTACCTGCAGCTGTTCACCGGCGACGTGGTGCCCGAGCCACGGCGCCGTCAGGGGCTGGCGGTCGAGCCGATGACCTGCCCGCCCAACGCGTTCGCCACCGGTGAGGCCGTGCTGCGGCTCGAGCCGGGGGAGTCGACGACGGCCGCGTGGGGGATCACCCCGCTCGGCTGA
- a CDS encoding TetR family transcriptional regulator, whose amino-acid sequence MVNEEDPTPIRERTRRLVQTELTTVAQDLFVAQGYDDTTVDQIAAAAGMSRRTFFRYFASKDDLVIGKYDLLGDRMVDALDARPADEPVWQSLRRVFDIATEYVDDPRLRARNDAMSAIVQSTPQLNARYLEKLQRIQQLLGGRVAARLHGADPDPTDPRPAAIVGAAFACMQAARIAYLASDQAAPIGTYLDRAMEAVHIA is encoded by the coding sequence GTGGTCAACGAGGAGGATCCGACCCCGATCCGGGAGCGCACCCGTCGGCTGGTCCAGACCGAGCTGACGACGGTGGCCCAGGACCTCTTCGTCGCGCAGGGCTATGACGACACGACCGTGGACCAGATCGCCGCCGCGGCCGGGATGTCCCGACGGACGTTCTTCCGGTACTTCGCGTCCAAGGACGACCTGGTGATCGGCAAGTACGACCTGCTCGGGGACCGCATGGTCGATGCCCTCGACGCCCGGCCCGCCGACGAGCCGGTGTGGCAGTCGCTCCGCCGCGTCTTCGACATCGCCACCGAGTACGTCGACGACCCCCGGCTGCGGGCGCGCAACGACGCCATGAGCGCGATCGTGCAGAGCACCCCACAGCTCAACGCGCGCTACCTCGAGAAGCTGCAGCGCATCCAGCAGCTGCTCGGCGGTCGCGTCGCCGCCCGCCTCCACGGTGCCGACCCCGACCCAACCGACCCGCGCCCCGCGGCCATCGTCGGCGCAGCCTTCGCCTGCATGCAGGCAGCCCGCATCGCCTACCTGGCCTCCGACCAGGCCGCACCGATCGGCACGTACCTGGACCGGGCGATGGAGGCGGTCCACATCGCCTGA
- the xylA gene encoding xylose isomerase, producing the protein MTPTISRDDKFSFGLWTVGWQARDLFGEATRPALAGAEAVHKLAELGAYGITFHDDDLIPPGSSASERTRIIDEFKAALAETGLVVPMVTTNLFGDPVFKDGGFTSNDRGVRRYALRKVMHNMDLAAELGAQIYVFWGGREGSEVDFAKDVRAGLDRYREGIDFLAQYSIDKGYNMKFALEPKPNEPRGDILLPTIGHALAFISQLEHHEMVGINPETGHEQMASLNYTHGIAQALWQEKLFHIDLNGQKGPRYDQDLVFGYGDLLQAFSTVDLLENGAPGGGPTYDGDRHFDYKPLRTEDMDGVWESAKANMELYVTLRERSKEFRADPRVQEALEYSGVEALHTPTLNEGEDHAALLADRGSFEDYPIDDARTKGYGYARIQRYAIEHLLGVR; encoded by the coding sequence GTGACCCCGACCATCAGCCGCGACGACAAGTTCAGCTTCGGCCTGTGGACGGTCGGCTGGCAGGCCCGTGACCTCTTCGGCGAGGCCACCCGGCCCGCGCTGGCCGGCGCGGAGGCCGTGCACAAGCTGGCCGAGCTCGGCGCCTACGGCATCACGTTCCACGACGACGACCTGATCCCGCCGGGCTCCAGCGCCAGCGAGCGCACCCGGATCATCGACGAGTTCAAGGCCGCGCTGGCCGAGACCGGCCTGGTGGTGCCGATGGTGACCACCAACCTGTTCGGCGACCCGGTGTTCAAGGACGGCGGGTTCACCAGCAACGACCGCGGCGTCCGCCGGTACGCGCTGCGCAAGGTCATGCACAACATGGACCTCGCCGCCGAGCTCGGTGCGCAGATCTACGTCTTCTGGGGCGGCCGCGAGGGCTCCGAGGTCGACTTCGCCAAGGACGTGCGGGCCGGGCTGGACCGCTACCGCGAGGGCATCGACTTCCTGGCCCAGTACTCGATCGACAAGGGCTACAACATGAAGTTCGCCCTGGAGCCCAAGCCCAACGAGCCCCGCGGCGACATCCTGCTGCCCACCATCGGGCACGCGCTGGCGTTCATCTCCCAGCTCGAGCACCACGAGATGGTCGGCATCAACCCCGAGACCGGCCACGAGCAGATGGCCAGCCTCAACTACACGCACGGCATCGCCCAGGCGCTGTGGCAGGAGAAGCTCTTCCACATCGACCTCAACGGGCAGAAGGGCCCGCGCTACGACCAGGACCTGGTCTTCGGCTACGGCGACCTGCTGCAGGCGTTCTCGACCGTCGACCTGCTGGAGAACGGCGCCCCCGGTGGTGGCCCGACCTACGACGGCGACCGGCACTTCGACTACAAGCCGCTGCGCACCGAGGACATGGACGGCGTCTGGGAGTCGGCGAAGGCCAACATGGAGCTGTACGTGACGCTGCGCGAGCGCTCCAAGGAGTTCCGGGCCGACCCGCGCGTGCAGGAGGCCCTGGAGTACTCCGGCGTCGAGGCGCTGCACACCCCGACCCTGAACGAGGGCGAGGACCACGCCGCGCTGCTGGCCGACCGCGGCTCGTTCGAGGACTACCCGATCGACGACGCCCGCACCAAGGGCTACGGCTACGCCCGCATCCAGCGCTACGCCATCGAGCACCTGCTCGGCGTCCGCTGA
- a CDS encoding ABC transporter ATP-binding protein — protein sequence MPPPLLEAHDLTATFAGPDGGPPVSVLRGVSMRVEPGEMVSIVGPSGSGKSTLLYCLSGLHAATSGTVRLLGEDLSTLRRGQLAALRRGRVGFVFQSYNLIPSLSARENVALPARLARHRISVEDVDRALAEVGLADRGGHKPSALSGGQQQRVAIARVLAARPQVVFADEPTGALDTASGTQVLDLLRQTAAGDRSVVLVTHDVVSAARADRVVVLRDGVVSRELTRPTADQVFAEISAGQVV from the coding sequence ATGCCCCCTCCCCTGCTCGAGGCGCACGACCTGACCGCGACCTTCGCCGGCCCGGACGGCGGCCCACCGGTGTCGGTGCTGCGCGGCGTCTCGATGCGCGTCGAGCCCGGGGAGATGGTGTCGATCGTGGGCCCCAGCGGGTCGGGCAAGTCCACGCTGCTCTACTGCCTCTCCGGGCTGCACGCCGCCACCTCCGGCACCGTGCGGCTGCTGGGCGAGGACCTGTCCACGCTGCGCCGCGGCCAGCTCGCCGCGCTGCGCCGCGGCCGAGTCGGCTTCGTCTTCCAGTCCTACAACCTCATCCCCTCCCTCAGCGCCCGGGAGAACGTGGCACTGCCGGCCCGGCTGGCCCGGCACCGGATCAGCGTCGAGGACGTCGACCGCGCGCTGGCCGAGGTGGGGCTGGCCGACCGCGGCGGGCACAAGCCGTCGGCGCTGTCGGGTGGCCAGCAGCAGCGGGTGGCCATCGCCCGCGTGCTGGCCGCGCGGCCGCAGGTCGTGTTCGCCGACGAGCCGACCGGCGCGCTGGACACCGCGTCGGGCACCCAGGTGCTGGACCTGCTGCGGCAGACGGCGGCCGGCGACCGCTCGGTCGTGCTGGTCACCCACGACGTGGTGTCCGCCGCGCGCGCCGACCGCGTCGTGGTGCTGCGCGACGGCGTGGTCTCCCGCGAGCTGACCCGGCCCACCGCCGACCAGGTCTTCGCCGAGATCTCCGCCGGCCAGGTGGTCTGA